In Acaryochloris marina S15, a single genomic region encodes these proteins:
- a CDS encoding SDR family NAD(P)-dependent oxidoreductase, which translates to MRFKNKTVVITGGGSGMGLAAAKAFLAEGANVAICGRTQEKLIKTAQNLNAGDRLLTVAVDVSKISDLDQLYTQVRDRFGKIDIVFANAGIGTPTGFGDVDEKTFDQIVSVNFKGVFFTAQQALPHMNDGGAIVLNASLTQHQGLANLTVYAATKAAVSQLARSLASSLISRNIRVNAISPGVIDTEMTGEFDQEMIAALQNEIPMQRLGQPEEIAKVVLFLASEDASYITGEDLLVDGGRIRLSPWQGL; encoded by the coding sequence ATGAGATTCAAAAATAAAACTGTTGTCATCACAGGGGGTGGCAGTGGAATGGGACTTGCAGCAGCAAAGGCGTTCCTAGCAGAAGGAGCCAATGTTGCCATCTGTGGACGCACGCAGGAAAAACTGATTAAAACGGCTCAGAATCTGAATGCCGGAGATCGGCTCCTCACAGTCGCTGTGGATGTTTCAAAGATATCTGACCTAGATCAGCTCTATACACAGGTAAGGGATCGTTTCGGCAAAATAGATATCGTTTTCGCTAATGCTGGAATTGGGACGCCTACAGGGTTCGGTGATGTGGATGAAAAGACGTTTGATCAAATTGTCAGCGTCAACTTCAAGGGAGTCTTCTTTACTGCTCAGCAGGCCTTGCCACATATGAACGATGGGGGTGCTATTGTGCTCAATGCATCCCTGACCCAGCACCAGGGGTTAGCTAATTTGACGGTGTATGCCGCCACTAAGGCAGCAGTGAGCCAGTTGGCACGATCGCTAGCCAGTTCACTGATATCACGCAATATCCGCGTCAACGCCATTAGTCCGGGTGTGATTGATACCGAGATGACGGGGGAATTCGATCAGGAGATGATCGCAGCACTCCAGAACGAAATTCCCATGCAGCGATTGGGGCAGCCAGAAGAAATTGCCAAGGTGGTCCTATTTCTCGCCAGTGAGGATGCTTCATACATTACGGGAGAAGACTTGCTTGTTGATGGTGGCCGGATTCGTCTAAGTCCATGGCAAGGCCTGTAG
- a CDS encoding ester cyclase, which translates to MTIQYPFVRKLYDAFQSGEVDRWDALVAEEVLVNSTMGRNIHGRDALKSWATQFIEALQSRIDLVDEFEAIDETGNGRGFFTVCLHWKHAQEFMGMQPTGREGTSIETMILTIQDGKVRRWDVADNTVEINIYFWERGWPIPHNVHPEIIAKGIERHPQRS; encoded by the coding sequence ATGACCATCCAGTATCCATTTGTGCGTAAGCTATACGACGCCTTTCAATCCGGAGAGGTTGATCGCTGGGATGCGCTCGTGGCAGAGGAAGTGTTAGTCAATTCAACAATGGGCCGTAATATCCACGGTCGTGACGCCCTCAAAAGCTGGGCCACACAATTTATTGAAGCGCTACAGTCTCGCATTGATTTAGTCGATGAATTTGAGGCCATTGATGAAACAGGCAATGGTCGAGGCTTCTTTACGGTATGCCTGCATTGGAAGCATGCCCAAGAATTTATGGGAATGCAGCCAACGGGGCGAGAAGGCACATCTATTGAAACGATGATTTTGACTATCCAAGACGGCAAAGTTAGGCGCTGGGATGTTGCCGATAACACCGTTGAAATCAACATTTACTTCTGGGAGCGGGGATGGCCTATTCCTCACAATGTCCATCCAGAAATTATCGCGAAAGGTATTGAACGCCACCCTCAGAGAAGTTGA
- a CDS encoding NADPH-dependent F420 reductase → MKIGLIGTGNMSRSLGILWAEQGHEVFWGSRDPNRAKSVAEFAGHNTQSGTNDEAAEFGEVIFYSVRGVMPSAILSSTESLSGKVILDCNNRDIPEGFAYGPLMAESLAEELAADIPNAHVIKAFNTMAQEVFELSPQPLKEHQVSAYVCGDHPAARQTAMTLASEIGFNPIDCGPLRSARLLESLGDFIRFMIGGMKLGPYATPSVNVLPSASERRLGGRQPSS, encoded by the coding sequence ATGAAAATTGGATTGATTGGGACCGGCAACATGTCGAGATCCCTCGGTATTCTCTGGGCGGAGCAGGGACACGAAGTCTTTTGGGGGTCACGGGATCCGAACAGAGCAAAATCCGTGGCTGAATTTGCAGGCCACAACACTCAGAGTGGCACCAATGATGAGGCGGCTGAATTTGGTGAGGTGATCTTTTACTCAGTACGAGGTGTGATGCCATCCGCCATTTTGTCGTCGACCGAGAGCTTATCTGGCAAAGTGATCCTCGACTGCAACAATCGCGATATTCCTGAAGGGTTTGCCTACGGTCCTTTGATGGCGGAATCTTTAGCCGAAGAGTTAGCGGCAGACATTCCCAATGCCCATGTCATCAAAGCCTTCAATACCATGGCCCAAGAAGTCTTTGAGCTATCACCTCAACCACTCAAAGAGCATCAGGTTTCGGCCTATGTCTGCGGTGACCATCCTGCGGCACGGCAAACTGCAATGACGTTAGCTAGCGAGATTGGGTTTAATCCCATTGACTGTGGTCCACTGCGTAGTGCCCGCTTGTTGGAATCCCTGGGCGACTTTATCCGCTTCATGATAGGTGGTATGAAACTGGGTCCCTATGCAACCCCTTCCGTCAATGTACTACCGAGCGCATCAGAGCGGCGCCTGGGTGGACGACAACCAAGTTCTTAG
- a CDS encoding SDR family NAD(P)-dependent oxidoreductase — MNTDKLKLQDKVALVTGGSRGIGKAIVKDFMSQGVSVAFTYVSSAEKAKALENELSSLGKIKGYQSNVSNLEDINQLTQTLETEFGKVDILINNAGRFVSKPFGEVTEDEFEQLFSTNVKGPFFLVQKMVKLIPDGGRIINLSSGSTQHYVPISSIYAASKGALEQFTRTWARELSPKKITVNSLLPGYTATDWVADTPEEQTQWMASQAAFGELGTAEDISRAVLFLASDLGRWVTGQQICVDGGL, encoded by the coding sequence ATGAATACAGACAAATTGAAGCTACAAGATAAAGTTGCGTTGGTTACCGGAGGGTCTAGGGGAATTGGCAAAGCAATTGTCAAAGACTTCATGAGCCAAGGAGTGTCAGTGGCCTTCACGTACGTGAGCAGTGCTGAAAAAGCAAAAGCTTTAGAAAATGAATTATCAAGTTTAGGAAAGATTAAAGGCTATCAATCCAATGTCTCAAACCTAGAGGATATCAACCAGCTCACCCAAACCTTGGAAACAGAGTTTGGCAAGGTCGATATTCTGATCAACAATGCCGGTAGGTTTGTGAGCAAGCCCTTTGGAGAAGTGACAGAAGATGAGTTTGAGCAGCTCTTCTCTACTAACGTCAAAGGCCCCTTTTTTCTGGTGCAAAAGATGGTGAAGCTAATACCCGATGGCGGCAGAATTATTAATCTTTCATCTGGTTCGACCCAGCATTATGTACCCATATCGAGTATTTATGCAGCGTCCAAAGGAGCTCTAGAGCAATTTACAAGAACTTGGGCGAGAGAACTTAGCCCTAAGAAAATTACCGTCAACAGCCTACTACCGGGCTACACCGCTACGGATTGGGTGGCTGACACGCCAGAGGAGCAGACGCAATGGATGGCAAGTCAAGCTGCGTTTGGTGAACTGGGAACCGCTGAAGATATTTCACGAGCGGTCCTCTTCCTTGCCTCTGATTTAGGTCGATGGGTGACTGGACAGCAAATTTGTGTGGATGGTGGTCTTTAG